The Lycium barbarum isolate Lr01 chromosome 12, ASM1917538v2, whole genome shotgun sequence genome includes a region encoding these proteins:
- the LOC132624376 gene encoding uncharacterized protein LOC132624376, with translation MPGYAKFMKELVNKRRHASFETVGVTHHCSSIVTKALVQKNEDPGDFTSLCTIRIYKFAKALCDLGESINLMPLAIFNKLGLGTPRPTTMRLLMADRTMKKPVGILYDVFVRVDRFIFLADFVILDCEVDFEVPIILGFRDSHNLGRTFLGYGACSCRCREG, from the coding sequence ATGCCCGGTTATGCAAAATTCATGAAAGAGCTTGTGAACAAGAGGAGACATGCTAGTTTTGAAACAGTGGGAGTTACACATCATTGTAGCTCTATTGTGACAAAAGCCTTGGTTCAAAAGAATGAAGATCCGGGAGATTTCACAAGTTTGTGCACTATTAGGATATACAAATTTGCCAAAGCGTTATGTGACCTTGGGGAAAGCATCAACTTGATGCCTCTTGCTATCTTTAATAAGTTGGGTTTGGGCACTCCCCGACCCACAACAATGAGGTTGCTAATGGCGGATAGAACTATGAAGAAACCGGTTGGTATCCTTTACGATGTGTTTGTGAGAGTTGATCGGTTCATTTTTCTGGCagattttgtgatcttggattgtgaagttgattTCGAGGTGCCCATAATCTTGGGATTTCGAGATTCCCATAATCTTGGGAGGACCTTTCTTGGCTACGGGGCGTGCTCTTGTAGATGTAGAGAGGGGTGA